From a region of the Mercurialis annua linkage group LG1-X, ddMerAnnu1.2, whole genome shotgun sequence genome:
- the LOC126682876 gene encoding uncharacterized protein LOC126682876, which yields MRGRGRGSGTGRGSASGRGRGRGSDPVPGDDNVAEEQQQLEAGAPVQPRQQREPGEPPAVLDDRGRARVHPDPSRTMLIDSGPVSRAMREIFRKCWFDNGTAWRFLTAEQREFYFQEFQKEFWWDSAAYSEEVIRQVFMVHAANRYKDNIHRMRRTQQKHISVTQDIWDAWNAFWNSEKEKKRSETARANRMSEPAGAGSGPVRHTGGSRSALKHMDVMERELGRKPSATELYTRLHSTKADKKPVDKRAQDMTDAITERLAAATQPQTGEGSSSTPAAVDETQVFLDIEGVNKKKRVYGLGSASSRYAGPSSSRVQRGSSSRTSQQADEEVERRVQAGIQEGLRLAREQQAANMAQMIREEIARMIPNLPAEYRPQRPPTPPDDDDTPAL from the exons ATGAGGGGTCGCGGTCGAGGATCAGGCACAGGCCGAGGATCAGCCTCAGGCCGAGGACGCGGACGGGGATCAGACCCTGTTCCTGGCGATGACAACGTTGCTGAGGAGCAGCAGCAGTTAGAGGCTGGAGCACCTGTTCAGCCTCGGCAGCAGCGTGAGCCTGGCGAGCCCCCGGCTGTTCTGGACGACCGGGGTAGGGCGAGGGTTCACCCGGACCCTAGCAG GACGATGTTGATCGACTCTGGGCCTGTTTCACGGGCTATGCGGGAGATTTTTAGGAAGTGCTGGTTCGATAATGGAACAGCATGGCGCTTTCTAACAGCCGAGCAGAGGGAGTTCTACTTCCAGGAGTTTCag AAAGAGTTCTGGTGGGATAGTGCGGCGTACAGCGAGGAGGTCATTAGACAGGTCTTCATGGTCCATGCAGCCAACCGCTACAAAGACAACATCCACAGAATGAGGAGGACGCAACAGAAGCATATTTCTGTGACCCAGGACATCTGGGATGCTTGGAACGCGTTCTGGAACtcagagaaagagaaaaaaaggtcAGAAACCGCCCGAGCaaatcggatgagcgagccaGCGGGCGCCGGTTCTGGACCTGTCCGCCATACTGGTGGATCTCGCTCTGCTCTGAAGCATATGGATGTCatg gaaagGGAGCTTGGCCGGAAACCGAGTGCGACGGAGTTGTACACTCGCCTTCACTCCACGAAGGCTGACAAGAAGCCGGTCGACAAACGGGCTCAGGATATGACT gACGCCATCACTGAGAGGCTTGCTGCTGCGACACAGCCTCAGACCGGAGAGGGTAGCTCCTCGACCCCAGCTGCAGTGGACGAGACCCAGGTGTTTCTAGACatcgagggcgtcaacaagaagaAACGCGTGTACGGGTTGGGTTCTGCGAGCAGCAGGTACGCCGGGCCAAGCAGCAGCAGGGTGCAGCGAGGCAGCTCTTCTAGGACGTCGCAGCAGGCAGacgaggaggtcgagcgccgtGTGCAGGCCGGCATTCAGGAGGGTCTGCGACTGGCTCGGGAACAGCAGGCTGCGAACATGGCCCAGATGATACGCGAGGAGATTGCCAGGATGATTCCTAACCTTCCGGCAGAGTATCGGCCACAGCGCCCACCTACCCCAccagacgatgacgacactccAGCTTTGTAG
- the LOC126680637 gene encoding uncharacterized protein LOC126680637, producing MDTDRSWMYRRLQGGLLYPGFEERVQEFVNFALRHPACMSGPDIKCPCPRVGCKNTSYRDVETVKLHILQKGFVKDYQVWVFHGEGNVLNPRPVTQLPECDVDMEYEGGDEFSSVQRMVIDAAGPEVVFTEEEPNNEAKHFYDMMRAAEEPVCPGNSKHSPLSAAAKMLDIKCRHSGSVALVDDVTEFIQELLPEDNKMPKNFAEIKKIVRGLGLPVEVIDCCFRNCMIYWGSDAELTRCKICDHERWKPPPKGNSVKRRVNVPYRKMFYFPITPRLQRLYASKATAKHMTWHAEHEMVDGKMCHPSDSPAWKHFSELHTEFAAEVRNIRLGLCTDGFQPFGAFGQNYSSWPVILTPYNLPPGMCMKDEFMFLTVIVPGPRNPKHQMDIFLQPLIAELNQLWEFGVQTFDVQRRQNFQMKAALMWTINDFPAYSMLSGWSTSGRLACPHCMENTEAFTLKGSRKQSWFDCHRKFLPRGHPYRRNTTHFRKGKTVTNSFGQPKTGEELLAEVDSLGFMKAYEIGAEKNNAAKSENYGWNKKSIFWDLPYWKTNLIRHNLDVMHIEKNVFDNIFNTVLNIPGKTKDHAKSREELNDICARPELAKDPVTGRFPKAMYALDRDGKKALLEWIKLIKFPDGYASNLSRCVDTIGMKMHGMKSHDCHIFMQRLMPIALRELLPKEVWEPITELSIFFRELTSTSLTEKDLDRMRLEIPKILCKLERIFPPSFFDSMEHLPVHLPYEAMMAGPVQYRWMYPFERYLRKLKKKVSNKGRVEGSISSGYLNEETAKFAAYYFSEGDPMIPERLQRNEVCDIEVDDDVERLSIFKPQGQSVGACRKRYLEDAEIVAARTYVLLNCSEIENYREVFEGELRRGNPEISTSQIEAKFESDFACWFQQYVQDPTVCTNPFILSLAKGPLRSVRTFKGYRVNGFKFQTQAYGEEQLTMNSGVCVRGTQYVDSENDFYGFLTDIIELEYPALPMKTTVLFKCEWFDPAQNSGTISNKKYNMVDINNRRRYNKYEPFILAEQADQVHYLPYPSKRRDKINWWAVCRIKARSELDMPEGIIPAFQDDIEENPLIVATEDNPTYLADQTGEAEEDALFMPPEQETEDEFIASSSDEDESEEL from the exons ATGGATACAGAccgaagttggatgtataggcGGCTCCAGGGCGGGTTGCTGTACCCTGGTTTTGAGGAGCGCGTCCAAGAGTTTGTAAATTTCGCTTTACGCCATCCAGCGTGTATGAGCGGGCCCGATATTAAATGCCCTTGCCCTAGGGTGggatgtaaaaatacgagttaCCGAGATGTCGAAACAGTGAAGCTCCACATTTTGCAGAAAGGGTTTGTTAAAGATTATCAAGTTTGGGTTTTTCATGGggagggaaatgttttaaatccccGTCCTGTTACACAACTGCCGGAGTGTGACGTTGACATGGAATATGAGGGGGGTGACGAGTTCAGCTCagttcagagaatggttattgatgctgcgggtccagaagtagtgttcacggaggaggagccgaataatgaagctaaacatttttatgatatgatgcgtgcggccgaAGAACCTGTATGCCCCGGTAATAGCAAACATTCTCCCTTGTCTGCAGCTGCTAAAATGTTGGACATCAAATGTCGACATAGTGGGTCAGTAGCTTTAGTAGATGATGTGACCGAATTTATACAAGAGCTGCTCCCAgaggacaacaagatgccaaagaactttgctgaaataaagaagatagtcagaggtcttgggttgccggttgaagttatcgattgctgtttccgcaattgcatgatttattgggggtcagacgcggagttaacgcgatgcaaaatttgcgatcacgaacggtggaaaccgccccctaaaggaaattctgtgaaaagacgagttaacgtcccttataggaaaatgttttattttcctataactccgagactgcagaggttgtacgcttctaaagccaccgccaagcatatgacgtggcacgcagaACACGAAATGGTTGATGGAAAGATGTGTCACCCGTCAGACTCCCCGGCGTGGAAACATTTCAGTGAATTGCATACAGAGTTTGCGGCAGAAGTTCGAAATATCAGACTGGGCCTGTGTACTGATGGGTTTCAGCCATTTGGGGCCTTCGGGCAGAATTATTCATCATGGCCTGTAATTTTGACACCATACAATCTCCCCCCAGGGATGTGTATGAAAGAcgagttcatgtttttaactgttattgTCCCTGGGCCTCGAAATCCTAAACACCAAATGGATATTTTCCTGCAACCGTTGATAGCTGAGCTGAACCAACTGTGGGAATTCGGAGTGCAGACATTCGACGTTCAAAGGCGACAGAATTTCCAAATGAAAGCGGCacttatgtggacaattaatgattttccTGCTTATTCGATGTTGTCTGGCTGGAGCACATCTGGGAGGCTGGCTTGCCCACACTGCATGGAAAATACGGAAGCTTTTACGCTTAAAGGGAGTAGAAAACAGTCGTGGTTTGACTGTCACAGGAAGTTCTTGCCTCGTGGTCACCCGTACCGGCGTAATACAACTCATTTCCGAAAAGGAAAAACCGTAACCAATAGTTTCGGACAGCCGAAAACCGGAGAAGAATTGTTGGCAGAGGTGGACAGTCTGGGATTTATGAAGGCATATGAAATTGGGGCTGAGAAAAATAATGCTGCGAAGTCGGAAAATTatggttggaataaaaaaagtatattctgggatttgccgtattggaaaacgaatctaattcgtcacaatctcgatgtcatgcatattgagaaaaacGTATTCGACAACATTTTCAATACTGTACTAAATATTcccgggaaaacaaaagaccatgcaaaatcgagagaagagttgaatgacatatgtgctcggcctgagttagcaaaagatccggttactgggagatttcctaaggcaatgtatgctttggacagggaCGGCAAAAAGGCTTTGCTCGAGTGGataaagttaataaaatttccagatGGCTATGCGTCCAACTTGTCCAGATGTGTCGATACAATCGGtatgaaaatgcatggaatgaaaagtcacgaCTGCCACATTTTTATGCAAAGACTTATGCCAATCGCTCTCCGTGAGCTATTACCGAAGGAAGTGTGGGAGCCTATAACAGAGTTGAGTATCTTCTTTCGTGAGTTAACCTCCACGTCTCTAACAGAGAAAGATCTAGATCGTATGAGGCTGGAAATCCCAAAGATATTGTGTAAGCTGGAACGTATTTTTCCtcccagcttttttgactctatggaacatctacccgtacatctaccgtacgaagctatgatggcagggccggttcagtatcgctggatgtacccatttgaaag ATATTtgagaaaactgaaaaaaaaagtgaGCAATAAAGGGAGGGTGGAAGGAAGCATTAGTAGCGGATACTTAAATGAAGAAACCGCAAAGTTTGCAGCTTATTATTTTTCAGAAGGTGACCCAATGATACCTGAGCGGctgcaaagaaatgaagtttgtGACATTGAAGTCGACGATGATGTTGAGAGACTATCGATTTTCAAGCCGCAAGGGCAATCAGTGGGTGCTTGCCGCAAGAGATATCTTGAAGATGCTGAGATTGTTGCTGCCCGGACATATGTTCTGTTGAATtgttcagaaattgaaaattacagagA GGTTTTCGAAGGCGAGTTGCGTAGAGGAAACCCTGAAATCAGCACCTCGCAAATTGAAGCAAAGTTCGAGAGTGACTTTGCCTGCTGGTTTcaacaatat GTGCAAGATCCAACTGTCTGTACCAATCCCTTCATTCTTAGTCTCGCTAAAGGACCTCTTAGATCAGTCAGAACATTTAAGGGGTACCGTGTAAACGGGTTCAAGTTTCAGACTCAAGCTTATGGGGAGGAACAACTTACAATGAATAGTGGAGTCTGCGTAAGGGGAACTCAATATGTCGATagcgaaaatgacttttatggatttctgacagacataattgagttagagtatccagcgCTTCCAATGAAAACGACTGTCTTATTTAAATGCGAATGGTTCGACCCAGCGCAAAATTCAGGCACaattagtaacaaaaaatacaacatggtgGATATTAATAACAGAAGGAGATACAACAAGTATGAACCGTTCATCTTAGCTGAACAGGCCGACCAAGTTCATTACCTGCCATATCCGAGTAAAAGAAGGGATAAAataaattggtgggcagtttgcaggATAAAGGCGCGATCAGAGCTTGACATGCCCGAAGGGATTATCCCGGCCTTTCAAGATGAcatagaagaaaatcctctcatTGTTGCAACAGAAGACAATCCGACATATTTGGCTGATCAAACTGGAGAAGCTGAGGAAGATGCGTTGTTCATGCCTCCTGAACAAGAAACAGAAGATGAGTTCAtcgcatcctcatcagacgaagatgaaaGCGAAGAACTTTAG
- the LOC126675144 gene encoding zinc finger BED domain-containing protein RICESLEEPER 2-like: MCVTCHWIDSEWKLHKRIISFVPVCGHKGDYISKTLENCLLQWGLKNVFTVTMDNAGSNGTAIAAFKKKMIVWGTDVSKCQYLHMRCIAHVLNLVVSDGLKEMNLSVKKVRDCIRYIRNSPSRLKRFNDLAAEANLGTKKSLCLDVPTRWNSTYLMLDTACLLKSVFDSYEEVDENFRSDMAENIPGFLDWQMIKKFATCLSYFYTTTLRISGSLYVTSNLHFLEICDLSVLLDEMISSEDFEISQMGKRMREKFNKYWGDPHKINKLIFFSHIFDPTSKLNDLLFSLSNLFGAEHGPLLFDTIKSELTVLFDEYQTGYVNGGASGSFQSVGLSQPGAVVDSAQMPILPPPAKKHTSLMKAKFNEFNKENNTMGSKKSELEVYLSEAPVDNDDGFDILKWWKLNSGRFPILSRMARDILAVPISTVASESAFSTSGRVLDCFRSSLTPKLVEALVCTQDWLRAETTPLVIEECLDELEPFEKDLPN, from the exons ATGTGTGTTACATGTCACTGGATTGATAGTGAGTGGAAGCTGCATAAAAGAATTATCTCTTTTGTTCCAGTTTGTGGTCATAAGGGTGATTATATTTCTAAAACTTTAGAAAATTGTTTGCTTCAGTGGGGTTTAAAGAATGTTTTTACTGTGACAATGGATAATGCTGGCAGCAATGGCACAGCTATTGCTGCATTTAAGAAAAAGATGATTGTTTGGGGCACTGATGTATCTAAATGCCAGTATTTGCATATGAGGTGCATAGCTCATGTGCTTAATTTAGTTGTTTCTGATGGTTTAAAAGAAATGAACTTGTCAGTTAAGAAGGTTAGGGACTGCATCAGATACATTAGGAACAGTCCTTCTAGGCTTAAAAGATTTAATGACCTTGCTGCTGAAGCTAACCTTGGTACAAAAAAGTCCCTTTGTCTTGATGTCCCTACAAGGTGGAATTCCACCTACTTAATGCTTGATACTGCTTGCTTATTGAAGTCAGTTTTTGATAGTTATGAGGAAGTTGATGAAAATTTTAGATCTGATATGGCTGAAAATATTCCTGGTTTTCTTGATTGGCAAATGATTAAGAAGTTTGCTACTTGCTTGTCATATTTCTATACCACAACATTGCGTATTTCTGGATCCTTATATGTGACATCTAACCTGCATTTTCTAGAAATATGTGATTTATCTGTGTTGTTGGATGAAATGATTTCAAgtgaagattttgaaattagCCAAATGGGCAAGAGAATGAGGGAAAAGTTCAACAAGTACTGGGGTGACCCTCACAAGataaacaaattgattttcttttcaCATATTTTTGATCCCACTTCAAAACTGAATGATCTGTTGTTTTCTTTATCCAATTTGTTTGGTGCTGAGCATGGTCCTCTTCTGTTTGATACTATAAAGTCTGAGCTAACAGTTTTATTTGATGAGTATCAAACTGGCTATGTGAATGGGGGTGCATCTGGAAGCTTTCAGTCTGTTGGCCTTAGTCAGCCTGGTGCTGTTGTTGATTCTGCTCAAATGCCAATCCTGCCACCTCCTGCTAAAAAACATACTTCATTGATGAAGGCAAAATTCAATGAATTTAATAAGGAGAATAATACCATGGGCAGCAAGAAATCTGAGTTGGAAGTCTACCTGAGTGAAGCCCCGGTTGATAATGATGACGGTTTTGATATTTTGAAGTGGTGGAAGCTGAACTCAGGTCGTTTTCCAATCCTTTCGAGGATGGCTCGAGATATACTTGCTGTCCCTATCTCCACTGTTGCCTCTGAATCTGCATTTAGCACATCTGGCAGGGTGCTTGATTGTTTTAGGAGTTCTTTAACTCCAAAGTTGGTGGAAGCGCTGGTGTGTACTCAGGATTGGCTCCGGGCAGAAACAACCCCTCTAGTGATTGAGGAATGCCTTGATGAGCTTGAACCATTTGAAAAAG ATTTGCCAAACTGA
- the LOC130015230 gene encoding uncharacterized protein LOC130015230: MEIWWKPSLDKMGDHEQQATGVGGCDGLDDSSPDFELSLSSQHQQDVVGEEPVAVDVGSSQPSQQQQADATTAATGGNPVVVEKKRKQIPVRSKVWDHFERIVDEYGKLLMAKCIYCARVYHSDTKLNGTSTLRAHNMACLKNPHSKDTRQSLLTLQPAVKFDENEGKGQLGTWKFSQDAVRDALSYMIIVDELPFRFVEGLGFKKFMHAACPRVKELV; the protein is encoded by the exons ATGGAGATTTGGTGGAAGCCCTCTTTGGACAAG ATGGGTGATCATGAACAACAAGCTACTGGTGTTGGTGGTTGTGATGGGCTTGATGACTCTAGTCCTGACTTTGAGTTATCCCTGTCCTCCCAGCACCAGCAAGATGTTGTTGGTGAGGAGCCTGTGGCTGTGGATGTGGGCTCATCTCAGCCCTCTCAACAGCAACAAGCTGATGCAACTACTGCTGCCACTGGAGGTAATCCAGTAGTagtagaaaaaaaaagaaagcagaTACCGGTAAGATCTAAGGTTTGGGACCATTTTGAGCGCATTGTTGATGAATATGGGAAATTGCTTATGGCTAAATGTATATATTGTGCTAGAGTATATCACTCTGACACTAAATTGAATGGCACTTCCACACTTAGAGCACATAATATGGCATGTCTTAAAAACCCTCATAGTAAAGACACTAGGCAATCTCTGTTAACTTTACAACCTGCTGTGAAATTTGATGAAAATGAAGGGAAGGGTCAGTTGGGAACATGGAAGTTTTCACAGGATGCTGTTAGGGATGCATTGTCTTACATGATTATTGTTGATGAACTACCTTTCAGATTTGTTGAGGGTTTGGGTTTTAAGAAATTCATGCATGCTGCTTGCCCTAG AGTCAAAGAGTTAGTATAA